The genomic region ACAAGTCTGACGACCGTTCGGCCGGTGATGACAAGAAACAGCGCTGTCGCCTTGCGACCTGCCGTGTGGACTGCTTGAATCAGGGTCTGACCCAGTTTCAGGCTGATGAACCTCCATAATCTCCAAGAAAGACTTTGCCTCGCCCGCGCTTGATTGACGGGCCTTTCCGGCAAACAGCCGCCATGACTACACCCGTGCACCAGCCGTCATCGGACGGACATGGGCCCTCCTTTCCAGGCGTATGCCTACCTGTCACAAAGCTCGTGCAGAGTGATCTGCGCGCACTACCCGCTTGCCAGGAGTCTTACGACATGAGGCCAGAAATCGCTGTGCTGGATATACAGGGGCAGTATCGGGTGTATACGGAGTTCTATCGCGCGGACGCAGCTGAAAAGACCATCGTCCTGGTCAATGGCTCCATGGCGACCACGGCGTCCTTCGCTCAAACCGTGAAAAGCCTGTACCCGCAATTCAATGTGGTTTTGTACGACCAGCCCTACGCTGGCCGCTCAAAAATCCATAACCGTCATGAGCAGATGCTGACGAAGGAAGTCGAAGGCCAGATTCTCTTGGAGCTGCTCGCCCACTTCGCCGCCGAGCACGTGCTGTCTTTCTCCTGGGGCGGTGCTGCCACTCTGGTCGCCCTCGCGCACCGGCCTCGCCGCGTGGAGAAAGCCGTGATCAGCTCATTCTCGCCAGTGATCAACGCCCCCATGCGTGACTACCTCGAACGCGGCGTCGACTATCTCGGCAACCTCGACCGTGACCGCGTCGGCCAGTTGGTCAACAGCACCCTCGGCAAACACCTGCCGTCGCTGTTCAAACGCTTCAACTACCGCCACGTCAGCAGCCTGGCCGAGCACGAATACGGGCAGATGCACTTCCATATCAGCCACGTGCTCAACAGCGACCGGCTGTGCTACCTCAAGGCGGCGAGGCAGATCGACATTCCGGTGCTGTTCCTGAACGGTGAATGGGACGAATACACCAGCGCCGGAGATGCCAAGCTGTTTGGCCAGCATGTGGCCAAGAGCAGCTTCAGCACCATCCAGGCGACGGGGCATTTCCTGGATATGGAGCATAAAGCGGCGTGTCGGGACAGCCGTGAGGCGGTGGTGGGCTTCTTGAAACCGGAGCGGCAGGTGAGCAGGTTGCGGTATCAGCAGGGTCACGCCCAGCAGGCGTTTGCCATCTGAAATGAAGGCTGACGGGAGCGGCTTGGAGTGCGAAGCAGATCCACTGTCTTTAGGAGCGTTTCGCACTCCAGCGTGAGCGAGCGCCCTCGCCACATGCAACCCGCACATTTTTCGAAGAAAAACTTCAAATCCTGGCTGACTTCTGGTACAAAGTCAGCCGCTCTGAGCGGGTATAGTTTAGTGGCAAAACGAAAGCTTCCCAA from Pseudomonas synxantha harbors:
- a CDS encoding alpha/beta fold hydrolase — encoded protein: MRPEIAVLDIQGQYRVYTEFYRADAAEKTIVLVNGSMATTASFAQTVKSLYPQFNVVLYDQPYAGRSKIHNRHEQMLTKEVEGQILLELLAHFAAEHVLSFSWGGAATLVALAHRPRRVEKAVISSFSPVINAPMRDYLERGVDYLGNLDRDRVGQLVNSTLGKHLPSLFKRFNYRHVSSLAEHEYGQMHFHISHVLNSDRLCYLKAARQIDIPVLFLNGEWDEYTSAGDAKLFGQHVAKSSFSTIQATGHFLDMEHKAACRDSREAVVGFLKPERQVSRLRYQQGHAQQAFAI